The following proteins are co-located in the Rattus norvegicus strain BN/NHsdMcwi chromosome X, GRCr8, whole genome shotgun sequence genome:
- the LOC134484055 gene encoding small ribosomal subunit protein eS27-like, producing MDVQCPGCYKITTGFSHAPTVVLCVSCSTMLCQPTGRKARPTEGCSFRRKQH from the coding sequence ATGGATGTGCAATGCCCAGGATGCTATAAAATCACCACAGGCTTTAGCCATGCACCAACAGTAGTCTTGTGTGTTAGCTGTTCCACTATGCTCTGTCAGCCTACAGGTAGAAAAGCAAGGCCGACAGAAGGATGCTCCTTCAGGAGGAAGCAGCACTGA